The following proteins are co-located in the Phocoena phocoena chromosome 1, mPhoPho1.1, whole genome shotgun sequence genome:
- the DUSP23 gene encoding dual specificity protein phosphatase 23: MGVQPPNFSWVLPGRLAGLALPRLPAHYQFLLDQGVRHLVSLTERGPPHSDSCPGLTLHRLRIPDFCSPGPEQIDRFVKIVDEANARGEAVGVHCALGFGRTGTMLACYLVKERGLAAGDAIAEIRRLRPGSIETYEQEKAVFQFYQRRK; the protein is encoded by the exons ATGGGCGTGCAGCCCCCCAACTTCTCATGGGTGCTCCCCGGCCGGCTGGCGGGGCTGGCCCTGCCCCGGCTCCCCGCCCACTACCAGTTCCTGCTGGACCAGGGTGTGCGGCACCTGGTGTCACTGACGGAGCGCGGGCCCCCGCACAGCGACAGCTGCCCCGGCCTCACCCTGCACCGACTGCGCATCCCAGACTTCTGCTCGCCGGGCCCAGAGCAGATAGACCGCTTCGTGAAGATTGTCGACGAGGCCAACGCCAGGGGAGAG GCGGTGGGAGTGCACTGTGCCCTGGGCTTTGGCCGCACGGGTACCATGCTGGCTTGTTACCTGGTGAAGGAGCGGGGCCTGGCTGCAGGGGACGCCATCGCTGAGATCCGGCGCCTTCGACCCGGCTCCATCGAGACGTATGAGCAAGAGAAGGCAGTCTTCCAGTTCTACCAGCGAAGGAAATAA